TTATTGTGACTGAAAGATTATCtataataaatggaaatgctcaCTGATGTTCAAGGCtcacagtaaactccacaaaggagcaatctccacagaaagagatcctgcctcagtggcagtcagcccttaaacaGCATttaggagaggtgcagccaggcatcaccccttctggtagcacagctgaattgtcttcacctgtgctcctgcagctgaatcagtgcttgcctcaggtggtcaatcagaggttcaggctgtgatcaagtTTTCTATACACATGTGTTTTGTCATCAGTCCCATTCAGAGAGGGAGAGCATTTTCCccagttcttctttctttatctaACCTGTTCACGAATGTGCTCACACAGAAATGGCTCAAACAATGTACTGCGGTATGGGTAGCCCTGTCTTTTACTCCTAAAGATtcagatgtctttttttcccctccaaaatCATATAATAAAGCAACTATCATTAAGCCATTAACCTGCCAGAAAACCAAGATGGTTTAAGAATGTATTCTTAAGTGTCCAACTTTTGAAATGTACTTCAGGAGATGGGGAGGAGGTCACAACTCTTTAGGATAGCAAAGggaataagagaaagaaaaccaacaccGAATTAACCTGCAAGTAAGCAAAAAAGGAGTCCTAATGTaactgcagaaaagaaacttAGCAACTAGGAACATGACTGGGCTGCCTAATGCCAATGATTTCACCCAgtgtcaaaaaaagaaaagaaatcgATGAAGCTATTCACTATCCATACtacctttcttcttcctttactGAAAGTACTCAGTGTAGTTATTAGCTCAAGGGAAGTACTTGGGAAAAAACACAGACATCTTTTAAAGAGCCAAATGCTGCACGTGGTAATATTTCTACCTGCATGTATTGTGACACTTAGTACTTTAACCAGCCTCCAATAAGAACTTCAGAAACATGAATTTTACAAGATAAATAGGGATAAAACTGACTTGTAAAGCACAAATCATCATGTGGGAAAAAATGCGCCTCAGTAATTTGCTGAACTGTAACACAGGCCCAATTCATTTGCAGTCACAGCAGTTTGTAATAACATCTTATTTTACTGAAGAACAAATAAAGGCAAATTCatgcaaggaaaatatttaattatatgcCAGAATCAAGCACAGCTATGTGAAGAAACTTAAAGGTCAACATTTGATGATTTGTTCCTTCAAATTACTCACCAGCATCTCTTGCTCTGCTTTCATGGTCTGGACAGCATGCACAAGTATCTTCTTAGGCCACTGCTTACGTTTTGTTGCTGTCTCAACAATCAGCTCATCAAGCTGATCTTCAAGTATTTTGATGTTGGCACCTAGGCATGGCAAGCACGCAACAAAATTATTGTAATGATGCTCCTACCTacaatgtttcttttctttgagacaaagttgtaaggaaaaaaaacagctttagaTCAAACATGATATGGTTAGCTTGTGGCTGGACTTAATTTTGTGTAATTTACAAGCATTGAACAGGATGTAGCTGTCCAAGCAGTAATCTGAAGCATAACTGACCTTGTACCATATAGAAGACAGACATACATTTTAATCATTAAATcaatttatacatttttaataacgTACGCCATCACATTAACAAAACCTTGTTCCCAGAAGTACTCCACATGCATCTCATGGGGAGATGGAAAAGCAACATTAtgtctttttgctttccaaatttGATGGCAAAGACTCTGCATCTGATAGGAACCAACTTTTCCAGGGCCTTCTTTTCCAGTCAGATTAGGCTAAATGTGTGGAACGTGACTGAAGTATTTTGACTTCTGGTCCTGTACTACAAGCACTCAGCTTCTCCATGACTGCAGTTAAACTTGACAATTTTTAAAGCTTAATACACTGCTTTATAAGTGTTTTCAGCACCTGGACAAACAAATGCCTGCACTGTTCTGATGCCACAAACCATCATTATAGACCAGAACAATTATGAgttatggaagaaaacagaactaacAGCTCAGTGTTATATCCTGACCTTTCATAACTGAGAGACAGCACATATTTCTATATTCTTCCATTTGCACACCtatagttctttttttcccatcagcAGTGATTTAAAACCCCAACAGTGGTCTTGCTTtatcatttttacatttaattttgaaaatctCTTAGAATTTACATTCACAGTTTTCCATAACATTGAACATAGCTTACAAGCCACGCGTTATTGTCAATCTAGTGGTAACAAATGGATTTTGAGCACCCTCTCTTGGTCAAGCTGTGCAGAATCAGGCGATTATAAACCTCAGAAagttaaaaaaccaaaaatgacAAGTTTTGAGAGTTGGTGggattctttattttttcagacttgccattaaaaaatatatgggAGCTCTGGCATTCTAGATGACCATCTACAGCTGCAGAAGCTTCCAGACAAAAAACAGGGTGCTGTTACTACATTTGCCAACTCAACATATCTGCATTTTTGGCttcacagaactgcaaaaatCATCATGTTGCAGGCAACAAAAATCTATCATTAATACAGGAAGCACACAGATTGTACAGAAACTGTCTTTGGACACCAGATTACCAAGAATCTCCACTATTATTCCAAAGAATATAATTATACTGTATGTATTACTTCTAAATATATGATTACATAGCAATAACAAGCTCTTACTTTGTATATTAAATGGTAGCAATAGACATACTATTTGGTCTCTTGATAGAGACGAACTGGTGGCCAGTGTTACCCATACAAAATCACTCAGCTTGCAAAGGCTCTCAGGTCTCTTCTGACTCAAGCCTCCTGCTCACAATGAGGTCTAGTGGGAAGTATCTGGGCCCAGGCCAAAGGGTCGGAACTAGAGAGTCTTAAGTCCCTCCTGACCCAAACCATTTTGTGGTTCCAAATAATCATTCACCTGGACCTGCTGATCAGACTTCTGTTGAAAAAGTAACATTAGAGTGGCTCACTGTTTGCTCACCTGGACCCCCAAGTACTTTTCATCCTGTACCACCGCAGGAGGTAATCAACCTTGAGGTAAAAGAATGAGCCATTAAGTGTAACCCTCTGAGCTCAATGATCCAGCCAGCATTTCCACCTACCTAGACTATTCCACCTCTGCTTGGATAATGGCAGAACACCAAGAGGCTTGGTATCTTGAGTACATGATGTATGAGAAGCATACAGGAGTTTGTTCAGCCTAAAGAAGGCTATGGGAGAAATCTGTTACCCTTATCTAGTTGAAGGGTTGTTGTAGAGAGGATGGAGGCAGGCTCTTCTCAGAGGCATACAGTTTAAAGACAAAGGCAACAGATATGGTGTAGTAAAGGAAATTTCAGCAGccacaaggaagaaaatttcACCATCTGAAAAATCAACCAGTAactgcccagagcagagcagagctgaagccTCCACACTTGGATCTACCCTACTGCTTCATTCGAGCTTTAAAAATAGATCAGCATGCCCTAGTCCATCAGATTTCGTACTCTCCCTTTGTTCTTATGAGAGAAGTTGTTGAAGTGGAACATGCTCTTTCCCAACCTGAATTAAAAATTACGTTTTGGAATAGTGACTTTCTAAAAGCTTTCTGCAGACTCTCTAGCAAGACAGCTGCCATTAAAATTAGTTAAACCTTATTATTTTCCCGTGTCAATATCAGATGTTGTGAGAGTCTCCAAACTACTTTTCTCTAGTAAAGAACAGATCTTTAAGTTATTTAGGTGCCATAACAGTGGTAGCTAAAATTGTGCCTAACTATCTGTAAGCATCTTGCTCTAGGCATCAACCAGAACAATGCTCCTTCTAATAAAGCTgtcttcccttttgtttttgccATGGATAGTTGCTGCTATACCTTTTAGTTGCTTTTCCCTTACAAACACTGCTCTGTAAGAACCACGTTACTGCTGTGCAGTACTTCAGTTTTTTATATACAGACACAGCCAAGCTTGAGTTCCACCTCATCTGCTTCATGAGCGTCATTGCTGCCGCAGCCACTAGAGGAAGAACTGCCCAATTAAGAATACGCCTAAAAAACCCCCAACCAACCAAACATATAAACACAGGTGAAACGAATGAAAAACCATACATACTGTTTGGTTCAGAGTCGGCTGATGTCTCTGCCCAGGGCTGCCCATTAATGGTAACATTCTCTCTCACTGCTGCCTCAAAGTTCTGCAAGAGATGCATATGCTGGAAAAGTTATGCTTTAGACACACATGCAACGTCAGCACGTAGGACCCTTCCTGTATGACTGCCTGGCTCGGCAggcaagaatcacagaatccttaagACTGTGACTCTCCAGCCATCAAGCTGGCATGACCATGTCCAGCACTGCCACATCCCTCACTGCCACGTCCGTGTGTTTCTTCAACATCTCCTGGGAGGGGGACTCCACTACTTCCCCGAAAGTCCATTCCAATGCATGACTGCTCTTTCTATGAATCATTttttccaatctaaacctccaCAGCACAATTTGAAGCCGTTTCCCTGCATCCTATCCCTTGTCATTTGCGGCGCACCTCGCcgcagcctcctttcaggcagctgtagagcaATACGGTGTCCCTTCAGTCTCCCCTCCTCCAGACCAGACAGCCCCggttccctcagccactccctaaCTCCTCTTTTCTGGCCCTTCACCAGTTTCTCTGCTCTCCTCGGAACGCGTTTCAGACACTCCATACCCTTCTTGCAGCGACAGCACCCGCACCGAGTACAGCACCCGCACCGAGTACAGCACCCGCACCCAGTACAGCACCCGCACCCAGTACAGCACCCGCACCCCGCgccttctcccccccccaccccgcgccttctcccccccccaccccgagCTATTAATACGGCTCGCTGACCGCCTAACCCGGCAGGCCCGTGCCGTAGCGGTGAGCCCCAGCCGCGCCGCAGGCCTCCCCGTGGCCGTACCCAGATCGCGTCGTCCacagcggcggcggcgccgcccGGCTGCCCCTGCGCCAGGCCCCGCAGGAAGGGCGcgcacagccccagcagctcgTCCAGGCCGCGCCGCGAGCAGCACTGAACCCGCGGGTCCCGCCGGGCGGGCGACCCGGCCGCCATTTCCCGCCTTCTCCGAACCGAAAATGCCGGCCCGGAAGCACAACCCGGCGCTCCCCCGCCCCTTCCCTCCCGCAGCCGAGGCCGGGCGCGGGGTGGCGGCATGGCGGCGGGGCCGGTGGACTGTCACTGCCACCTCTCCGCGCCCTGCTTCCAGACGGTGAGGcgccgcggggcgggcgggcggaggCCTGTCGCGTCGCGGCCCGGCGCTGAGGCGCTGCGTGTCTCTTGCAGGACGTGGCGGCCGTGGTGCGGGCGGCCCGACAGGTGAGACGCGGCCCGCAGCCCGGCCGGTGCGGCGTGCGGCGCGGCCTTCAGCACTGTTTATGGCCGTGACAGGCAGCCGTGGCGGCGCTGGTGACGGTGACCGAGCAGGCGGGAGAGTTCCGGAGCGTGCTGGAGCTGTCCGACAGGTGCGAGGCGGCGGCCTGATCCCCGCGTCCCGGCGGGACCGTGGCCGTGCTGCCGGCTTCGATGCTCGGTTGGCCTTCGGTTCCACCTCATACTGGCTCGGTCTGGCACTCTGTTCTA
This region of Excalfactoria chinensis isolate bCotChi1 chromosome 3, bCotChi1.hap2, whole genome shotgun sequence genomic DNA includes:
- the NSL1 gene encoding kinetochore-associated protein NSL1 homolog, yielding MPPPRARPRLREGRGGGAPGCASGPAFSVRRRREMAAGSPARRDPRVQCCSRRGLDELLGLCAPFLRGLAQGQPGGAAAAVDDAIWNFEAAVRENVTINGQPWAETSADSEPNSANIKILEDQLDELIVETATKRKQWPKKILVHAVQTMKAEQEMLKLYQPVVTPEEIKPQPSQDAYITDLKQVTEMASEQIGEAMKSLPALIERAEGFSQALTWQPTLELCKLRQEVFAGCNAKKENSVQSFVSPAEVTPTDADTANNPYTLFKRKKAADTPQRRYYPLRRRKITLSA